In the genome of Streptomyces violaceoruber, the window GGCACGCCGGGGTGGGCCGCGAGGTGGGTGCGGTAGCGGCCGGCCAGGGTGGCCAGGGCGGACTCGGTGTGCGCGGACAGGGACAGGGCGTGCACCGTGCCGTCGGGGGCGCCGGACTCGCCGGCGGGCGCCGGGGGTGCGGGCGCGGACTCGACGATCACATGGGCGTTGGTGCCGCCGAAGCCGAACGAGCTGACGCCCGCGCGCAGGGTGCCCCCGGCGGGCAGGGCCCGGCGGGTGGTGGGCACGGTCAGTCCCGAACCCGTCCAGTCCAGGTGCCGGTTGGGGGTGGTCAGGTGCAGCAGCGGCGGTACCTCCCGCTCCCGCACCACGAGCACGGCCTTGATCAGCCCGGCAATGCCGGCGGCCGCCTCCAGGTGGCCGATGGCGGTCTTCACCGAGCCGACCGGGCAGGGCGCGTCGGCGGGGCGGCCGCGGCCGTAGACGCCGGTCAGGGCCTCCCACTCGATGGGGTCGCCGAGAGCGGTGCCGGTGCCGTGTGCCTCGACGTAGTCGATCTGTCCGGGCTGCACACCGGCCCGCTCCAGCGCCCCGGTCATCACGGCACGCTGGGCGGTGCTGCGGGGGGCGGTCAGGCCGTTGGCCCGGCCGCCGTGACCGAGCGCGGAGCCGGTGAGCACGGCGTGCACGCGGTCCCCGTCGGCCAGCGCGGCGGACAGCGGCTTGAGGCACACCAGGCCCGCGCCCTCGCCGCGGACGTAGCCGTCGGCGCCGTCGTCGAAGGTGCGGCAGCGTCCGCCGGGGCCGAGCATGCCGCCCCGGGCGAGGGCCTCCGACAGCCCGGGCGTCAGCATCAGGTTGACGCCGCCCGCGAGGGCGACGCCGCACTCGCCGTCCCGCAGGCTGCGCATCGCCGTGTGGACGGCGGCGAGCGAGGAGGAGCAGGCGGTGTCGAGGGCGAGGCTGGGCCCGGTCAGGTCGAAGAAGTACGAGAGCCGGCCGGCCGCCACGGACTGGGCGTTGCCGGTGGCGGAGTACATGTCGACGACGTCGGGGTGCGGCATCTGGAGATCGGCGTAGTCGTGCCCGCTGATGCCGACGAAGACACCGGTGTCCGTGCCGGCCAGGGAGGAGGGCGCGATGCCCGCGTCCTCGAAGGTCTGCCAGGCGACCTCCAGGAGCAGCCGCTGCTGGGGGTCCATGCGTTCGGTCTCGCGGGCGGAGACGCCGAAGAAGCGGGCGTCGAAGTCGTACACGTGCTCCAGGAAGCCGCCCGGCCGGCCGCCGGTGTCGCCGTGGCGGTCGGCGGGTGCCTCGCCCACGGCGTCGCGGCCGTCGCGCAGCAGCCGCCAGTAGCTGTCGGGGTCGGGTGCGCCGGGGAACCGGCAGCCGATGCCGATCACGGCGACGGGCTCGTCGGCGCGCCCGCGGGCGGGCTCGGGGGCGGGACGCCGCGGGTGCGGGTGCGGGGTGCCGTCCGCCTCTGGTCCGGTGACGTGGGCCGCCAGGGACTCGACCGTCGGGTGGTCGTAGAGGGTCGCCGGGGTCACGGGGGTGCCGAGCCAGTCGCCGAACGGGGCGGTGAGGGCCACGGCCTGCTTGGAGTCCAGGCCCAGTGAGGTGAAGGGCACCGTCGTGTCGATCACCGAGGGGCGCAGGCCCAGCCGGGCGGCGACGGCCCGCCGCAGCCAGTCCACGGCCTGGGTCCGGGTCCGCTCCGGCGCGGCCGTGAGCGCGGGCGCCGCGTCGGCGAGCGCGGCGCGGCACAGCCCGGTGAGGGACGGCGCGCCGTCCGGCTCGGGGCCGGACAGGAGTTCACCGACGTCGAGGGCGACGCCGAGGCGCTGGGACAGCGTCCGTACGGCGGTCAGCAGCCGCGGGTAGCGCGAGGTGCCGTCGGGCGCGTCCGTCGCGGCGCGGTCGAGGGCGTCGGCGACGAGGGCGGCCGTACGGTCCGGGGAGGCGGGGGCGTGCGGGGCGGGGGTGTCCGGCAGGGCACCGTCCTGGACGACGCTCGCGGCCACCACGGGCAGTTCCAGGTCGAGCAGGCGCTGCCGGCAGGCGCCGCGCTGGATCTTGCCGCTGGTGGTGCGCGGCACCGAGGAGCGTTTGAGCAGCACGACGGTGTGCGGTGTCACCTGGTGCTCGTCGGCGATGGCGGTGCGCAGCCGGGCGAGCAGGGCGTGCGGGTCCCCGGCGCCGGGGCCGCCGATCTCGTAGGCGAGGGCGAGCTGTTCGCCGTCGGCGGTGGGGACGGCGAACGCGGCGCCGTACCCGGCGCGCAGTCCGGCGCCGACCCGTTCGGCCGTCTGCTCCACGTCCTGGGGGTGGATGTTGCGGCCCTGGACGATGATCACGTCCTTGGTCCTGCCGACCACGTAGAGCTGGCCGTCGTGGCGGAACCCGACGTCGCCGGTGCGCAGCCAGGCGTTGCCCGGTTCGCCGTCGATCCGGGTGCCGAAGACCTCGGCGGCGGCCTCGGGGCGTCCCCAGTAGCCGCGGGCGACGCCGGGACCACTGACCCGGATCTCGGCGACGGTGCCGTCGGGGACCCGGCGGCCGGTGGCGGCGTCGACCACCGCGACCTCGACGTCGGCGACGGGTGCTCCGCAGCCGACGACGCGGGTGGTGCGCACGCCGCCGGGGTCCGCGGGACGCGCGGTGCCCGCCTCCAGGGCCGCCGCGTCGAAGGACTCCACCACCGGCGGGTCGGCCGGCCGCACGCCGGTGACCATGAGGGTCGCCTCGGCGAGGCCGTAGCAGGGCAGCAGCGCGGTGCGGTCGAAGCCGGCCGGGGCGAAGTACTCGGCGAACCGGTCGAGGGTGTCGGGGCGGATCGGCTCGGCACCGTTCAGCGCCAGGCGCCAGCGGCTCAGGTCCAGGCCGGCCCGCTGTGCGGGGGTGATCCGGCGCAGGCACTGCTCGAAGCCGAAGTTGGGTGCCACGCTGGTGGAGGCGCCGGTGCGGGAGAGGGTCTCCAGCCACAGCAGCGGGCGCTGCACGAAGGTCATCGGCGCCATGAGGTGCGCGGGGAAGCCGCCGTACACCGGGGTGAGGATGCCGCCGATGAGACCCATGTCGTGGTACGGCGGCAGCCAGGAGACCATGCCGGAGTCCGCGTCGTGCCCGAGCCTGAGGTGGATGGAGCGCAGGTTGCGCACCAGGTTGCCGTGTTCGACCATCACGCCCTTGGGCGCGGCGGTGGAACCCGAGGTGTACTGGAGGAAGGCCAGCGACCGCGCCGTGGCTCCGGGGTCCTCCCAGGCGGTGGTGGACTCGCCGGTGTAGAGGTCCTCGGTCACCAGCCAGCGCACGCCGTCGAGTTCGGTGCCGACCCGGCCGGTGCCGTCGGCGGCGACGGTCTCGCGGACCCGGCGGGTGGTGAGGGCGTGGGTGGCGGCGCAGTCCCGGGCGATGGCCGCGAGCCGGGGCACGGTCTGGCCGAACCGGGCGTTGTCCGGCGGGTAGGCGGGGACGGCCACGGCGCCGGCGTACAGGCAGCCGAAGAACGCGGCGAGGTAGTCGAGGCCCGGCGGGTGCAGCAGCAGCACCGGGCCCTGCCCCACCCCGGCGTGCCGCAGGTGGGTGGCCACCTCGCGGGCGTGCAGGTCGAGTTCGCGGTAGGTCCAGGCGACGGACGTACCGTCGGTGTCGGTGAGGAAGCGGTGGGCGAGGGCGTCGGGGGTGTGTTCCGCCCGGTGCCGCAGCAGGGCCGTGACCGTCTCCGGTTCGGGTCCCTGCCAGTGCTCGTGCAGCGGGTCCGTCGGCCCGTGGCTCACGTTCTTCTCCCTGCGGTTCCGGGCCATCTACCGGGCCGTTCCGAGCGGCGCCGCCGGGCGGGGCGGGGCGTCGAGACCGAGGCGGCGGTAGTCGGTCTTGCCGTTGGGGTTGAGCGGCATCCGGTCCAGGCGGACGGCGCCGTGCGGCACCATGTAGGTCGGCAGGTGCCGTGCGCAGTGCTGCTTGAGCTCCACCAGGCCGATCCGCTCGGCGCCCTCGCACAGGGTGTAGTAGAGCCGCAGCCGTGCCTTGGGTCCCGAGCCGTCGACCAGGACGGCGGCTTCGGCGATGCCGGGGTGGCGCAGCGCGGCGGCCTCGATCTCGCCCAGCTCGACCCGGTAGCCGGAGAGCTTCACCATGCGGTCCTTGCGCCCCCGGTAGACCAGCCGGCCGTCCTCCTCGTAACTGACCAGGTCGCCGGTGGGGTGCACGCCCCGGCAGTGGGCGGTGGAGACCGGCTCCTCGGCACGCCGCCAGTAGCCGGGGGTCACGCACACGCCGGAGACGTGGAGTTCGCCGATCGCGCCGGGCTCCCGGACGGTGCGTCCGGCGTCGTCCACGACGGTGGTCCCGGCGCCGGTGATGGGCAGTCCGATCGGCACGGGGGTGGCCCGGTGCAGGTCCTCGGGGCGCACCCGGTGGTAGGTGCAGACGTTGGTCTCGGTGGGGCCGTAGAGGTTGTAGAGCGGGGTGCCGGGCGGGAGCAGTTCACGCAGCGCGCGCAGTTGCGGGACGGGGAAGACCTCGCCGGCGAACAGGACGTAGCGCAGGCTCGCGGCGTGCTCGGGGGTGAGCGCCGCGGAGGTGGTCAGCAGGTGCAGGACCGAGGGGACGGAGTACCAGACGGTGATCCGGTGCCGGCGGATGCCCTCGGCCAGCGCGGTCACGTCCTTGGTCGCGGCGTCGGGGACGATCCACACCGCGGCCCCGCAGGACAGCGCGGTGAAGAGGTCGAAGGTGCTCAGGTCGAAGTTGAAGGAGGCGTGGCCCGCGAACACGTCGTCGGGGCCGACGTCCAGCTCGTCGCGGGCCCAGGCCACGAAGTTGGCCAGTGCGCCGTGCGAGATCTGCACCCCCTTGGGCGTGCCGGTGGACCCCGAGGTGTAGAGGAGGGCGGCGAGGTCGCCGGGGGTGAGGGAGGGCAGCAGGGTGACCCGCCCGGCGCGGCCCTGCTCCCAGCTCTCCCAGGGGGCGACCGGGATGCCGCCCACGGTGTCGGGCAGTGCGTCGCCGACGGCCACGACCGTGGTGACCGAGGCCGGCAGGTCGTCGTCCCCGAGCAGGGCGGCGTGGTGCGCGTCGGTGAACAGGACCACGGGTTCGGCGTCCGCCAGGATGGTCCGCACCCTGCTCACCGGCTGGCCGCCGTCCAGGGGGACGTAGGCGCACCCGGCCTCCAGGGCGGCGACGATCGCCTCGGCGTAGCGCGGCTGCTTGTCCATCCAGACCGCGATCCGGTCGCCGGTGCGTGTCCCGAGGCTGAGCAGGCGGGCGGCCACGGCCTCGACCCGGGCGGTGAACTCCCCGTACGTCAGGGGGTCGGAGCCGACGAAGGCGGGCCGGGCCGCGTGCTGCGCGGACGTGTCCCGTGGCAGGCGTATCACGGAGGGAGTGGCGGCGCTCATGGTGTACAGGCCCTTCTCCTTGACGTGCGTGGGTTGCTCGGGTCCGGCCGGGCAGGGAGGGGGCCTGCCCGGCCGGGGTGTGCGGGCGGAAACGGTGCGGGGCGGAGAGGGCGTCAGGGCGTGCCCGGCAGTACGCCGGTCTCGCGGGCGGCGTCGACGAAGATCTCCGCGGCCAGCTCCAGGTCCTGCGGCGTGTGTTCGCAGGTGACGCTGACCCGCAGCCGGGCGTCGCCGAGGGGCACGCCGGGGTAGACCACGGTCTGGCAGAACAGGCCGCGGGCGCGCACCGCCCGGCCCAGCTCCATCGCCCGGCGTTCGTCGCCGATGACGATGGGCAGGATGGCGCTCTCGGAGTGCTCCAGGTCGAACCCGGCGTCCAGGAGCCGGTCCCGCAGCGTGCCGATGTTGGTCCACAGCCGCTTGAGGCGTTCCGGCTCGGACTCGATGACGTCGATGGAGGCGATCAGTCCGGCGGCGACGCCGGCGGGGATGTTCGCGGCGAAGACGTAGGAGTTGGAGTAGTAGCGCAGGTACTCGACGACTTCCTCCTCGCCGACCACGAACCCGCCCATGCCGGCCAGGGTCTTGCTCATGGTGCCCAGCTCCAGGTCGACCTCGCCCTTGAGCCCGAAGTGCTCGGCGGTGCCGGAGCCGCGTACGCCGAGGACACCGGTGGCGTGGGCGTCGTCGATCATCACGCGGGCGTCGTACTCCTTGGCCAGCCGGACGATCTCGGGCAGGTCGCACACGTCGCCGTGCATGCTGAAGACGCCGTCCGCGACGATGAGCCTGCCGCCGGTGCCCTCCGCCGCGCTGCGGCTGAGGATCCGCTCCAGGTCGGCCATGTCGTTGTGCCGGTAGATCTTGCGCACGGCGCCGGAGAGCCGTGCCCCGTCGACGATGCTCATGTGGTTGAGGCGGTCGACGACGAGGGTGTCGTAGCTCTTGACCAGTGCCGAGATGGCACCGAGGTTCGCGGAGTAGCCGCCGGGATAGACGATGCAGGCGGGCCGCTGCTTGAAGGCCGCCAGGCGGCGCTCCAGTTCCTTGTGCAGCATGTTGGTGCCGCCGATGAAGCGGGAGCCGGTGTGGGTGGCACCGTAGGTGCGGGTGGCGTCGACGACGGCCTCGATCACGCTGGGGTGGTTGGCGAGGCCGAGGTAGTTGTTCGAGGCGAACATGAGGAACTCGCGCTTGCGGCCCTCCAGTTCGTCGAAGATGACGGCGCGGCTCCCGCACCGGGAGTGCAGCGGCATGCCGTACCAGTACAGGCGGTCCTTCTCGCGGGAGCGCAGATAGCCGGCGAAGCTGCGGGTCTTGGCGAACAGGTCGGGGTCGCGCTGTTCGGTGAAGTCCTTCATGGAGCGGTGGTCCCAGCCGTCCGCGCCGGGCGCGGGCGCATTCCCGCTCCGGCCGGGGGCCGGGGCCGCCGCGCCCGTCGCCGGTGCCGCCTCCGGGACCGCCGTCCCCGGGGCCGCCGCGACGAGGCCGCGCAGGGCGTCGGCCAGGGCGCGCAGGGTCGTGGCGCCGGCCGCGTCCGGGGCGGCGCCGGTGAGCCCGAGCCGCTCGGTGGCCTCGGCGACGACGGAGGTCAGGACGACCGAGTCGACGCCCAGTTCGCCCTCCAGGTCGGCGTCGAGGCCGAGCTGGTGCCGCTGGTACTGGGTCTGCCGCATGGCGGCCGCGACCACGGCCTCGGTGACGGGGTCGCCGGTCCCTTCCGCCGGGACCGCCGGCAGGGGGCCGGCGGCCGGTGCGGGCCGGTCGTCGCCGGTGCCGGCGAGCGCGGCGCCCACGGCGTCGACGAGTTCGCCGATGGTCGTGGGGCCGGCGGGCAGCGCGGCGGACAGGCCGAAGTGCTCACGGACGGAGACCAGGACGGACTCCATGATGACGGAGTCGATGCCGAGGTCGGCCTCGAAGTGGCTCTCCGGCCGCAGGTGGCTCTCGTCGTACAGGGTGCGGGCGGCGATGACGTGCACGACGCGTTCGCGGATCCGCGCGGTGTCGGGGAGTGCGTCGACGGAGTCGGTCATGCCGCGGTTCCCCCCTCGTTCTGCCGGAGCCGGTCGACCAGGGCGCAGATCGCGTTGACGGACCTGAAGTTCTGCAGGGTGACCTCCGGCAGCGGCACCGTGACGCGGAACTCTCCCTGCAGGTAGTGGACGAGGTCGAAGATGGCGGCGGAGTCGATGATGTTCAGCTCCGCGATGGGGGTGTCCGGCTCCAGGCCTTCGGCGTCGCCGCCCATCCAGGCGTCGGCGATGTAGTCGGTGATCAGTTTCCGAGGAGTCATGGTCGTCCTTGGTTCATCGGTCGTCTGCGCGCGCTTCGGCCGGGCCCGGCCGGCCGCCCTCAGACCGGATCGACGGCGGGCCAGGTCAGGGCGGCGGCACCCCAGGTGAGGCCGCCGCCGAAGGCGGTGAGGAGCACCCGGTCGCCGGGCCGGAGGGTGCCCCGGGCGTGCGCGTGGTCGAGCGCGAGGGGGATGGAGGCGGCGGCGGTGTTGCCCACCTCGGCGATGTTGCTGACGCTGCGCTCGCGGGGGATGCCGATCTCGTCGGCGAGCCGGGC includes:
- the redM gene encoding L-proline--[L-prolyl-carrier protein] ligase RedM — translated: MSAATPSVIRLPRDTSAQHAARPAFVGSDPLTYGEFTARVEAVAARLLSLGTRTGDRIAVWMDKQPRYAEAIVAALEAGCAYVPLDGGQPVSRVRTILADAEPVVLFTDAHHAALLGDDDLPASVTTVVAVGDALPDTVGGIPVAPWESWEQGRAGRVTLLPSLTPGDLAALLYTSGSTGTPKGVQISHGALANFVAWARDELDVGPDDVFAGHASFNFDLSTFDLFTALSCGAAVWIVPDAATKDVTALAEGIRRHRITVWYSVPSVLHLLTTSAALTPEHAASLRYVLFAGEVFPVPQLRALRELLPPGTPLYNLYGPTETNVCTYHRVRPEDLHRATPVPIGLPITGAGTTVVDDAGRTVREPGAIGELHVSGVCVTPGYWRRAEEPVSTAHCRGVHPTGDLVSYEEDGRLVYRGRKDRMVKLSGYRVELGEIEAAALRHPGIAEAAVLVDGSGPKARLRLYYTLCEGAERIGLVELKQHCARHLPTYMVPHGAVRLDRMPLNPNGKTDYRRLGLDAPPRPAAPLGTAR
- a CDS encoding aminotransferase class I/II-fold pyridoxal phosphate-dependent enzyme; the encoded protein is MSHGPTDPLHEHWQGPEPETVTALLRHRAEHTPDALAHRFLTDTDGTSVAWTYRELDLHAREVATHLRHAGVGQGPVLLLHPPGLDYLAAFFGCLYAGAVAVPAYPPDNARFGQTVPRLAAIARDCAATHALTTRRVRETVAADGTGRVGTELDGVRWLVTEDLYTGESTTAWEDPGATARSLAFLQYTSGSTAAPKGVMVEHGNLVRNLRSIHLRLGHDADSGMVSWLPPYHDMGLIGGILTPVYGGFPAHLMAPMTFVQRPLLWLETLSRTGASTSVAPNFGFEQCLRRITPAQRAGLDLSRWRLALNGAEPIRPDTLDRFAEYFAPAGFDRTALLPCYGLAEATLMVTGVRPADPPVVESFDAAALEAGTARPADPGGVRTTRVVGCGAPVADVEVAVVDAATGRRVPDGTVAEIRVSGPGVARGYWGRPEAAAEVFGTRIDGEPGNAWLRTGDVGFRHDGQLYVVGRTKDVIIVQGRNIHPQDVEQTAERVGAGLRAGYGAAFAVPTADGEQLALAYEIGGPGAGDPHALLARLRTAIADEHQVTPHTVVLLKRSSVPRTTSGKIQRGACRQRLLDLELPVVAASVVQDGALPDTPAPHAPASPDRTAALVADALDRAATDAPDGTSRYPRLLTAVRTLSQRLGVALDVGELLSGPEPDGAPSLTGLCRAALADAAPALTAAPERTRTQAVDWLRRAVAARLGLRPSVIDTTVPFTSLGLDSKQAVALTAPFGDWLGTPVTPATLYDHPTVESLAAHVTGPEADGTPHPHPRRPAPEPARGRADEPVAVIGIGCRFPGAPDPDSYWRLLRDGRDAVGEAPADRHGDTGGRPGGFLEHVYDFDARFFGVSARETERMDPQQRLLLEVAWQTFEDAGIAPSSLAGTDTGVFVGISGHDYADLQMPHPDVVDMYSATGNAQSVAAGRLSYFFDLTGPSLALDTACSSSLAAVHTAMRSLRDGECGVALAGGVNLMLTPGLSEALARGGMLGPGGRCRTFDDGADGYVRGEGAGLVCLKPLSAALADGDRVHAVLTGSALGHGGRANGLTAPRSTAQRAVMTGALERAGVQPGQIDYVEAHGTGTALGDPIEWEALTGVYGRGRPADAPCPVGSVKTAIGHLEAAAGIAGLIKAVLVVREREVPPLLHLTTPNRHLDWTGSGLTVPTTRRALPAGGTLRAGVSSFGFGGTNAHVIVESAPAPPAPAGESGAPDGTVHALSLSAHTESALATLAGRYRTHLAAHPGVPLAALCHSARTGRSRLPHRAVLTAATRDELDTALEALIRREPAVDVARGGPADGTAPTVAFLFGGQGTQYPGMGRDLYDAHPVLARTLRRADAVLRGLGEIPLLDLLFDPDRAEDLARTRYCQPALVALEVALADLWTSCGVRPAAVLGHSVGALAAACVAGVLSLEDALTLAVVRGRAMDEQPGEGAMIACVGDPETVREIAAGHDRVALAAVNAPRNLVFSGAADRIAALRGDLERKGVTVRPLAVSHAFHSPLMAGAAEPLLEAARAVEFHPPAIPWISDATGEPVTRVDAEYWVRHLLGTVRFADGFARLRDRGAEGGPGCDAFVEIGPHPTLLNLGRSAVADGPEPDGRPTLWLPSLRRGAPGRRTLLRSLGGYQCAGGDVDWSALDDEHPPARVPLPHTPFERRTYRFQAPTPDQEGDPMPSQPTVPGTAPTGPAGEVSRTVLDTVARVCGFPVADLPVHARLGLELGFDSLMRTDLQRRLTDRFPQRMHTLQDLPEDPTVQDIIGRLAAGDDRDGDPAGGAHTARPALAGTGPAAPPAHPAAVPAAPPVPAPQYAPYGAFPAPPHGYAVAAPVPQPGVPYPYPYGYPPHGAPGYAYYVPQPYPPQAFPPPAPPSPLQAAPAPVPAAAPAPVPDPVPAPAAPVRQERAFEDWAEYAELQGRLRQTRTSGSNPYGRTHEGFNSALATVDGTKVVNFAAFNYLALSHHPRVRQAAKDAVDRYGTSASATPLLFGETPLHHELEAEIARFIGTEAAIVFAGGHATNVATVGHLFGPEDLVVHDAWIHDSTVRGCILSGARRRSFPHNDWAALDRILTGARASHRRALVVIEGAYSQDGDIPDLPRFIEVKKRHGAMLMIDEAHSIGVLGRTGRGVGEHYGTDPADVDLWMGTLSKALGSLGGYIAARRPIIEYLKFTAPLHIFSTGISPANAAAALEALRVVQDEPERVARVQELAEFFRAGARARGLDVGVSRLSAVIPVITGDWEKTMALSNSLLERGVNVMPIGYPAVPRDQCRLRFFINADHSEADLEHSLDLLV
- a CDS encoding acyl carrier protein gives rise to the protein MTPRKLITDYIADAWMGGDAEGLEPDTPIAELNIIDSAAIFDLVHYLQGEFRVTVPLPEVTLQNFRSVNAICALVDRLRQNEGGTAA
- a CDS encoding aminotransferase class I/II-fold pyridoxal phosphate-dependent enzyme, translating into MTDSVDALPDTARIRERVVHVIAARTLYDESHLRPESHFEADLGIDSVIMESVLVSVREHFGLSAALPAGPTTIGELVDAVGAALAGTGDDRPAPAAGPLPAVPAEGTGDPVTEAVVAAAMRQTQYQRHQLGLDADLEGELGVDSVVLTSVVAEATERLGLTGAAPDAAGATTLRALADALRGLVAAAPGTAVPEAAPATGAAAPAPGRSGNAPAPGADGWDHRSMKDFTEQRDPDLFAKTRSFAGYLRSREKDRLYWYGMPLHSRCGSRAVIFDELEGRKREFLMFASNNYLGLANHPSVIEAVVDATRTYGATHTGSRFIGGTNMLHKELERRLAAFKQRPACIVYPGGYSANLGAISALVKSYDTLVVDRLNHMSIVDGARLSGAVRKIYRHNDMADLERILSRSAAEGTGGRLIVADGVFSMHGDVCDLPEIVRLAKEYDARVMIDDAHATGVLGVRGSGTAEHFGLKGEVDLELGTMSKTLAGMGGFVVGEEEVVEYLRYYSNSYVFAANIPAGVAAGLIASIDVIESEPERLKRLWTNIGTLRDRLLDAGFDLEHSESAILPIVIGDERRAMELGRAVRARGLFCQTVVYPGVPLGDARLRVSVTCEHTPQDLELAAEIFVDAARETGVLPGTP